A portion of the Deinococcus peraridilitoris DSM 19664 genome contains these proteins:
- a CDS encoding LAGLIDADG family homing endonuclease, with the protein MSLILGPDGTPITSESRTQDATSPATLRGADLQLAYPGVRDAWGEGVNDPAVRNGWTYAGANGQALPVGQYGLIRELERRRCRAAYFQNALFRGAVQIIAAFLSGDAFSYADPDDKTAALALEEFWQANSLGELFGERWLIEYLLDGENATLFPEQDAGPDLPSRVAFLDVDRTFRLESSTAFGTVASDMVQGIHVSTGPGVEEPYPLGRFTWTANDALWNDPRGWPVAMGAVDPALAYIGLLNHRLNVHGLQSRVLGVYKAALNPAGTDANGTPDGGVHQWRMKTGAFRQLPAQGGIVPLVVKPGYTDQNGNRYDGFSEELDFPKPASGASDASTDQRAFLRLVGLAMGGLPEHWLGEGGNVNRACYSADTETLTVEGWRTYEQITPDTLIAQFNPDSAVVEWVKAGPLYQYDYRGPMYHFHNAHLDILVTPDHRMWVKRDRNDKTQRTYEIVKSQDIAVNNWYFSHHLTSDGDELTHWTLPAQTHGNGKHVYPELDLPADAFIEFLGYFLSEGCANVYNQRYHISLAQKKPDSTARIRACLARLPSLKWGEYTDAQGTVRWQCNDKRLCLWLLEHCRRLAENKEFPEFLHHLCLRQSAILFAALMDGDGTRDKRPNRISGAYYSKSPTLIDDVQRLALKLGHSAKVIDVRGRTRVFRLLLQFGKPEHRLNAADVEQVPYVGKVFCFSVPSGLFVTRRNGKVAIQGNTAGEMGTPAVRLALRRQGTGRGYLDRLIRTELKRRFGRERLYTVYRTTYKADGLTRVRRRLRVPADLLEISWQFPSLTEETLDTLIRRALAADARGWASPQTLAGSLGFDPAGEAERMAAVGLTFGQARQLPVTPGGGDLNEPTPTIPPARTGE; encoded by the coding sequence TTGAGCCTCATCCTCGGACCGGACGGCACGCCCATCACCAGCGAAAGCCGCACGCAGGACGCCACTTCGCCCGCCACCCTGCGTGGCGCGGACCTCCAGCTGGCGTACCCTGGCGTGCGGGACGCCTGGGGTGAAGGCGTGAACGACCCGGCCGTGCGCAACGGCTGGACGTACGCGGGCGCCAACGGTCAGGCCCTCCCGGTGGGACAGTACGGCCTGATCCGCGAACTCGAACGTCGCCGCTGCCGCGCCGCGTACTTCCAGAACGCCCTCTTCCGGGGCGCCGTGCAGATCATCGCGGCCTTCCTGAGCGGTGACGCGTTCAGTTACGCCGATCCCGACGACAAAACTGCCGCGCTGGCCCTGGAGGAATTCTGGCAGGCGAACAGCCTCGGGGAACTCTTCGGTGAGCGCTGGCTGATCGAGTACCTCCTCGATGGCGAGAATGCCACGCTCTTCCCGGAGCAGGACGCCGGTCCGGATCTGCCGTCTCGGGTGGCGTTCCTGGACGTGGATCGCACCTTCCGGCTGGAGTCCAGCACCGCCTTCGGCACCGTCGCGAGTGACATGGTGCAAGGCATTCACGTCAGCACCGGTCCCGGCGTGGAGGAACCCTACCCGCTGGGCCGCTTCACCTGGACCGCGAATGACGCGCTCTGGAACGACCCGCGCGGCTGGCCCGTCGCGATGGGCGCCGTGGATCCCGCACTCGCGTACATCGGGCTGCTCAACCACCGCCTGAACGTGCACGGCCTGCAAAGCCGGGTGCTCGGCGTGTACAAAGCCGCCCTGAATCCCGCGGGTACTGACGCGAACGGCACGCCGGACGGTGGCGTGCACCAGTGGCGCATGAAGACCGGCGCGTTCCGTCAGCTTCCAGCGCAAGGTGGCATCGTGCCGCTCGTCGTGAAGCCCGGTTACACCGACCAGAACGGCAACCGCTACGACGGCTTCAGCGAAGAGCTCGACTTCCCGAAGCCCGCCAGTGGCGCCAGCGACGCCAGCACCGACCAGCGCGCCTTCTTGCGCTTGGTGGGTCTCGCGATGGGCGGGCTGCCTGAACACTGGCTGGGAGAAGGCGGCAACGTCAACCGTGCCTGCTACTCCGCCGATACGGAAACCCTGACTGTCGAAGGCTGGCGAACGTACGAGCAGATCACGCCTGACACCCTCATCGCGCAGTTCAATCCGGACAGCGCGGTCGTGGAGTGGGTGAAGGCCGGTCCACTTTACCAATATGACTACCGTGGCCCCATGTATCACTTTCACAACGCGCATCTGGACATTCTCGTCACACCCGACCACCGCATGTGGGTCAAGCGTGACCGCAACGACAAGACGCAGCGCACATATGAAATCGTCAAATCCCAAGACATCGCGGTAAACAACTGGTACTTTTCGCATCACCTTACCAGTGATGGCGATGAATTGACGCACTGGACTCTGCCCGCCCAGACGCATGGCAACGGTAAGCATGTCTACCCCGAACTCGACTTACCCGCCGACGCCTTCATTGAATTCCTCGGGTACTTCTTGAGCGAAGGCTGCGCCAACGTCTACAACCAGCGCTATCACATCAGCTTGGCCCAGAAGAAACCCGACTCCACAGCGCGCATCCGTGCCTGTCTTGCTCGGCTTCCCAGCCTGAAATGGGGCGAGTACACCGACGCGCAAGGAACGGTGCGCTGGCAGTGCAACGACAAGCGCCTGTGCTTGTGGCTGCTGGAGCACTGTCGGCGACTGGCGGAAAACAAGGAGTTCCCGGAATTCCTTCATCATCTCTGCCTGAGGCAAAGCGCCATTCTCTTCGCTGCTCTGATGGACGGCGATGGCACGCGCGACAAGCGCCCGAACAGGATCAGCGGCGCCTACTACAGCAAGTCACCGACACTCATTGATGATGTGCAACGCCTTGCCTTGAAACTCGGGCATTCCGCCAAAGTCATTGATGTGCGTGGGCGCACTCGTGTCTTTCGGCTGCTTTTGCAGTTCGGCAAGCCCGAACACCGTCTGAACGCGGCCGATGTGGAGCAGGTGCCTTACGTCGGCAAGGTGTTTTGCTTCAGCGTACCGTCTGGCCTGTTCGTCACCCGGCGAAACGGCAAGGTCGCTATTCAAGGCAACACGGCCGGGGAGATGGGCACGCCCGCAGTGCGGCTGGCGCTTCGGCGGCAAGGCACCGGACGAGGGTACCTGGACCGACTGATCCGCACGGAACTCAAACGCCGCTTCGGCAGGGAACGCCTCTACACCGTCTACCGCACGACCTACAAAGCGGACGGTCTCACGCGCGTCCGGCGGCGCTTGCGCGTCCCCGCGGACCTGCTGGAGATTTCATGGCAGTTCCCTTCCCTCACCGAAGAAACACTCGACACCCTCATCCGCCGGGCCCTCGCGGCCGACGCGCGCGGCTGGGCGAGCCCGCAGACCCTGGCGGGCTCGCTCGGCTTTGACCCTGCTGGAGAGGCTGAAAGGATGGCCGCCGTGGGTCTCACGTTCGGTCAAGCGAGACAGCTGCCTGTCACACCGGGAGGAGGTGACCTGAATGAACCGACCCCGACCATTCCCCCTGCGCGAACCGGTGAGTGA
- the terL gene encoding phage terminase large subunit, which yields MTRARVREPQLPEWLTEDMLFEAILEAELRERGVLLPEPEVPVTPEVVPLTLQEFVRQFWSVLEPATPLKWGWALDAMCLHLEAVARREIRKLIINVPPGTMKSSLTNVFFPAWVWAEVNPGERFLAVSYTESLSMRDSMNMRRVVTSSEYVERYGDKVRLTRDQNAKGEYDTTARGRRAVRPITSATGARAGILLMDDPNNAAEIHSPPHRRTINNTYDQSLSRRGSDPNTFAQVLTMQRLHAEDLSGHLESKGGWTVLRLPERFEPEHRCVTPLWQDPRTERGELLFPEYRDEQAVREAEHDLGTYGTAGQLQQRPVPLGGGIVKRHWWRYHAPAALLDQLPPVRVRLPDGSEVEAVVIATPEQFDRKLTSWDMTFKGTAQSNYVSGGAWGARGADRFLLDQVRGQWGFVETKRQMLTFTARHADIQEHLVEDKANGPAIIDELHTTIPGLIAWEPEGSKESRVHAESPVIEAGNVYLPHPTLAPWVLNDYLPEWDLFPNGSQDDQVDQTTQALQRTRPLRVPVDVAAVAAAQLTVPDFSAYP from the coding sequence GTGACGCGCGCCCGAGTGCGAGAGCCCCAGTTGCCCGAGTGGCTGACCGAGGACATGCTCTTCGAAGCCATTCTCGAAGCGGAACTGCGTGAGCGTGGCGTGCTGCTCCCGGAACCGGAAGTGCCCGTCACGCCGGAAGTCGTGCCGCTCACCCTCCAGGAGTTCGTGCGTCAGTTCTGGTCGGTGCTGGAGCCGGCCACGCCTCTCAAGTGGGGCTGGGCGCTCGACGCGATGTGCCTGCACCTCGAAGCCGTCGCCCGCCGGGAGATCAGGAAGCTGATCATCAACGTGCCGCCCGGCACCATGAAAAGCAGCCTCACCAACGTCTTCTTTCCGGCGTGGGTGTGGGCGGAAGTCAACCCTGGTGAGCGTTTCCTGGCGGTGTCCTACACCGAGTCGCTCAGTATGCGCGACAGCATGAACATGCGCCGCGTCGTGACCAGTAGTGAGTACGTCGAGCGGTACGGCGACAAGGTCCGCCTCACCCGCGACCAGAACGCGAAAGGCGAGTACGACACCACCGCACGGGGACGCCGGGCCGTGCGGCCCATCACCAGCGCGACGGGTGCGCGCGCCGGCATCCTGCTGATGGACGACCCCAACAACGCCGCTGAGATTCATAGTCCGCCGCACCGCCGTACCATCAACAACACGTACGACCAGAGCCTCAGCCGTCGTGGCAGCGACCCCAACACCTTCGCGCAGGTGCTCACCATGCAGCGCCTGCACGCCGAGGACCTCTCCGGTCACCTGGAAAGCAAGGGTGGCTGGACCGTGCTGCGGCTGCCTGAACGCTTCGAGCCCGAGCACCGCTGCGTGACGCCACTCTGGCAGGACCCGCGCACCGAGCGGGGCGAGCTGCTGTTCCCCGAGTACCGTGACGAGCAGGCCGTGCGTGAAGCCGAACACGACCTCGGCACGTACGGCACCGCCGGGCAACTCCAACAACGCCCGGTGCCGCTGGGCGGGGGCATCGTGAAGCGCCACTGGTGGCGGTACCACGCGCCTGCCGCGCTGCTCGACCAGTTACCCCCAGTGCGGGTGAGGCTGCCGGACGGCAGCGAGGTGGAAGCCGTCGTGATCGCCACGCCCGAGCAGTTCGACCGCAAGCTCACCAGCTGGGACATGACCTTCAAAGGCACAGCGCAAAGCAACTACGTGTCGGGAGGAGCGTGGGGTGCACGCGGCGCCGACCGCTTCCTCCTCGATCAGGTGCGCGGGCAGTGGGGATTCGTGGAAACCAAACGCCAGATGCTCACCTTCACCGCCCGCCATGCCGACATTCAGGAGCACCTGGTGGAGGACAAGGCCAACGGCCCGGCCATCATCGACGAACTGCACACCACCATTCCTGGCCTGATCGCCTGGGAACCCGAAGGCAGCAAGGAGTCACGGGTGCACGCCGAATCCCCCGTGATCGAAGCCGGGAATGTCTACCTCCCGCACCCCACGCTCGCTCCCTGGGTGCTGAACGACTACTTGCCGGAGTGGGACTTGTTTCCCAACGGCTCGCAGGACGACCAGGTGGACCAGACCACCCAGGCGCTGCAGCGCACCCGCCCGCTCCGCGTTCCCGTCGACGTTGCCGCCGTTGCCGCCGCGCAACTCACCGTGCCGGACTTCAGTGCTTACCCATGA
- a CDS encoding DNA modification methylase translates to MRIINQEHALVRPEQLQPHPRNPNLGDVDAIAESIKANGFYGAIIAQRSTGCILVGHHRHQAARRQGATHIPVIWVDVTDAQAIRILLADNRTAELAERNEEMLAQILQDLAGDDGGLSGTGYDTDDLGELLVSLGAAATTAGLTEDDAVPEVPGTLTTKTGDLWVLGRHRLLCGDSTKSQDLERVMDGHQADLIWTDPPYNVNYEGGTDEHLTILNDHMPAAQFQVFLLEAFTAAASVAKPGACIYIAHAESEASTFRAAMLGAGWLYKQTLIWVKNHFVLSRQDYNWQHEPILYGWKAGAGHYFCGDFTQSTVIDDNPNLQKLSKDELIALLEARRDATPSSVIYEAKPLRNEDHPTMKPVRLVERMILNSSRRGERVLDSFGGSGTTLIAAEKTGRIAHLLELDPKYCDVIVKRWEEYTGHVATLEGTRSS, encoded by the coding sequence ATGCGCATCATCAACCAGGAGCACGCCCTCGTCCGGCCCGAACAGCTCCAACCACACCCCCGCAACCCCAACTTGGGCGACGTGGACGCTATTGCCGAAAGTATCAAGGCGAACGGCTTCTACGGCGCAATCATCGCGCAGCGCTCGACGGGCTGCATCCTCGTCGGACATCACCGGCATCAGGCGGCCAGGCGGCAGGGCGCCACCCACATTCCCGTAATTTGGGTGGATGTGACCGACGCGCAGGCCATCCGCATCTTGCTGGCTGACAACCGCACGGCCGAACTGGCCGAGCGAAACGAAGAGATGCTCGCTCAGATCCTGCAAGACCTCGCTGGAGACGACGGTGGCCTGAGCGGTACCGGCTACGATACCGACGACCTGGGCGAGCTCCTCGTCAGCCTCGGTGCCGCGGCCACTACCGCCGGCCTCACTGAGGATGACGCCGTGCCCGAGGTGCCCGGCACGCTCACCACCAAAACTGGCGACCTGTGGGTGCTCGGCCGCCACCGCCTCCTCTGCGGTGACAGCACCAAAAGCCAGGACCTCGAGCGCGTCATGGACGGACACCAGGCGGACCTGATCTGGACCGACCCGCCCTACAACGTCAACTACGAAGGCGGCACCGACGAGCACCTCACCATCCTCAACGACCACATGCCCGCCGCGCAGTTCCAGGTGTTCCTGCTTGAGGCCTTCACCGCAGCCGCCAGCGTCGCCAAACCCGGCGCGTGCATCTACATCGCGCACGCCGAAAGCGAAGCCAGCACCTTCCGAGCCGCCATGCTGGGCGCCGGCTGGCTGTACAAACAGACCCTGATCTGGGTCAAGAACCACTTCGTGCTCAGCCGTCAGGACTACAACTGGCAACACGAACCCATCCTCTATGGCTGGAAAGCCGGCGCCGGGCATTACTTCTGCGGGGACTTCACCCAGTCCACCGTGATCGACGACAACCCCAACCTGCAAAAGCTCAGCAAGGACGAACTCATCGCCTTGCTCGAAGCCCGGCGGGACGCCACGCCCAGCAGCGTGATCTACGAGGCCAAACCCCTACGCAACGAAGACCACCCCACCATGAAACCGGTGCGGCTGGTCGAGCGCATGATCCTCAACAGCAGCCGCCGCGGTGAGCGCGTCCTCGACTCCTTCGGCGGTAGCGGCACTACTCTCATCGCCGCCGAGAAGACCGGCCGCATCGCCCACCTGCTGGAACTCGACCCGAAGTACTGCGACGTCATCGTCAAGCGCTGGGAAGAATACACCGGCCACGTTGCAACGCTCGAGGGAACACGCTCAAGTTAG
- a CDS encoding GAF domain-containing protein: MASPARQAPTIFSDELHTVARALSPIQPQREISEIILRPAISSLGAIAGAVLLINAAQDKLELIARQGYEQQHKTIWQDGPLDRHIPAIHAIQGQEALFFEDSETLKAEYPQLEQETGAFSPLGCAVLPIVLDGQALGVLVLDFREPHQFSGAEQQFLKTLAVQCAVALDRSTQHARKLLEHQQLVRILESISDAFYAVDHEWRFTYVNQEAERLWNRRREDLLGKVYWEEFPQAVGSEAYLAHLEAARERRVVRVETRSPILHVWEEVVIHPTPDGLSVYFKDISERKTLEANNHDLTRVLERKVAERTRDLHDLNAELRAYAIGVARDLSEPMRRVDAFMGLLERRLSASVDERVGTLFAQLREEAKHVQRRMNELRLLAVLERRELIEEPVALDQLVVQVRSDLEPLLKGRKVKWVLGTLPYVVGDPMMLRQVFGELLAVSLDATKDTSGAVIEVEGEMREGKAVVSVRHNGLSLSEEEAQRYFEVFHVPSSLLGASERIGLANTRRIVQRHGGHVWAEAAPTGEAGALLFVEFPDRLTERNK; this comes from the coding sequence ATGGCTTCACCCGCCCGGCAGGCCCCTACCATCTTCAGCGATGAGCTCCACACGGTCGCGCGGGCCCTCAGTCCCATCCAGCCTCAGCGCGAAATATCAGAGATCATTTTGCGGCCAGCCATCAGCAGCCTCGGCGCCATCGCGGGCGCGGTACTGCTGATCAACGCGGCGCAGGACAAACTGGAACTCATTGCCCGGCAAGGCTATGAACAGCAGCATAAGACCATCTGGCAGGACGGGCCGCTCGACCGGCACATCCCTGCCATTCACGCCATCCAAGGTCAGGAAGCCTTGTTCTTCGAAGACTCAGAGACGCTCAAAGCAGAGTACCCGCAGCTGGAACAGGAAACCGGCGCCTTCAGTCCTCTGGGGTGTGCGGTGCTGCCCATCGTGCTGGACGGACAGGCGCTGGGCGTGTTGGTGCTCGACTTCCGCGAGCCGCACCAATTCTCAGGGGCGGAGCAGCAGTTCCTGAAGACGCTGGCGGTGCAGTGTGCCGTGGCGCTGGACCGCAGCACGCAGCATGCCCGGAAGCTGCTCGAACACCAGCAGCTCGTCCGCATCCTGGAAAGCATCAGTGACGCGTTCTACGCAGTGGATCACGAGTGGCGCTTCACGTACGTCAACCAAGAAGCCGAGCGGCTGTGGAACCGACGCCGCGAGGACCTGCTCGGCAAAGTGTACTGGGAAGAATTTCCGCAAGCGGTCGGGAGTGAAGCGTACCTCGCGCACCTTGAAGCGGCACGGGAACGGCGGGTGGTGCGCGTCGAGACCCGCTCACCGATCCTGCACGTCTGGGAGGAGGTGGTCATTCACCCCACTCCGGACGGCTTGTCCGTGTACTTCAAGGACATCTCTGAACGCAAAACACTCGAAGCCAATAACCATGACCTCACCCGCGTGTTGGAACGGAAAGTCGCAGAGCGAACGCGGGACCTGCATGACCTGAACGCTGAACTGCGCGCCTACGCGATTGGTGTCGCGCGTGACTTGAGTGAACCGATGCGCCGCGTGGACGCCTTCATGGGGTTGCTGGAGCGACGTTTGAGCGCCTCGGTGGACGAGCGGGTCGGTACCTTGTTCGCTCAACTGCGGGAAGAAGCGAAGCACGTGCAGCGCCGGATGAATGAGCTTCGACTGCTGGCGGTACTGGAACGCCGGGAACTCATCGAAGAACCCGTCGCGCTTGATCAGCTGGTCGTGCAGGTGCGGAGTGATCTGGAGCCGCTGCTGAAAGGCAGGAAAGTGAAGTGGGTGCTGGGCACGCTGCCGTACGTGGTGGGGGACCCGATGATGCTGCGGCAGGTGTTCGGTGAGCTGCTCGCGGTGTCGCTGGACGCCACGAAAGACACGTCTGGCGCAGTAATTGAGGTGGAGGGCGAGATGCGTGAAGGCAAGGCCGTGGTGAGCGTGCGGCACAACGGCCTCTCCCTGAGTGAAGAGGAAGCGCAGCGGTACTTCGAGGTGTTCCACGTGCCCAGCTCGCTGTTAGGGGCGAGCGAACGGATTGGCTTGGCGAACACCCGGAGAATCGTGCAACGGCATGGCGGGCACGTCTGGGCGGAAGCAGCGCCGACTGGTGAGGCTGGAGCCCTCTTGTTCGTGGAGTTCCCGGACCGCCTGACTGAACGCAACAAATAG
- a CDS encoding response regulator: MIDPTDAKLYDVLLVDDSISDAELLQELMARILPDVRLRVEHDSLQVLQDLQREARLSDGFRPDLLLMDLHMPRKSGFEVLRKLRSDAAFKSIPMLVLSDSARPEEIGLAYDLGANAYLMKPTDIQGYVELLQSVDQNWFRFSKLSR, encoded by the coding sequence ATGATAGACCCGACTGACGCCAAGCTCTACGATGTCCTGCTGGTTGACGACAGCATCTCAGACGCCGAGTTGCTGCAAGAACTGATGGCACGCATCCTCCCGGACGTCCGTTTACGGGTCGAGCACGACAGCTTGCAGGTGCTCCAGGACCTTCAGCGAGAAGCGCGGCTTTCGGATGGTTTCAGGCCGGATTTGCTGCTGATGGATTTACATATGCCGCGTAAGAGTGGCTTTGAGGTGCTGAGGAAACTCCGGAGTGACGCTGCATTCAAGTCGATTCCGATGCTGGTGCTGTCGGATTCCGCTCGACCTGAGGAGATCGGGTTGGCTTATGATTTGGGGGCGAACGCGTACCTGATGAAGCCGACTGATATCCAGGGGTACGTGGAGTTGCTGCAGTCGGTCGATCAGAATTGGTTTCGGTTTTCCAAGCTTTCAAGGTAG
- a CDS encoding ATP-binding protein — MTRPPNPLPEPEHLFPGHTEMAVLMRAFDWAQTPLGPVEHWPQSLRTIVSVVLASPSPLIVLWGKELVQLYNDGYRDVMGVRHPAGLEQGNRECWPEVWTFNEPIYQRVREHGETFQFTDQRLVLTRHGEEEEAYFTLSYSPVRDERGEVGGVLVTVQETTQRVMHERQLQAQSTELQALAIIEEFTRNFTVDTDPYHLIRRVQELLCAYLPRGVTVYYELDGDVWRVKRQLGDYGDEALQRQHEAGLPYAAATHVVSPYESGEPYYQDLYDTGTCSAPETTAHVGAIAMLPLRTSERVRGVLGFARFGPGGWTELSRRVMEAVVRSLGVAIERAEQATLLASQRAQLASSNEELQEARLRAEVLAALGEALQNARDAEQVAQRALSQLGPVLHAHSMLVVRLSGDRLHVMQVWGEAPQELLDFLRREERRLRDAPLMLRASQQQDGLYVDDYRAARGSEMPSPALACGIEPIRTPEGQLAGFLVIWRDAAARPWQHGERDLLARAAGTLGLALERADRQRDAQERAQLALLASQSRLRFALDAAGLGDWELDVRDQSATRSLRHDEIFGYPQGHPAWTYDVFIAHVLPEDREDVTRKYGVALERGEAWDFECRIRRADGEVRWIWARGEVLRSEDGTPTHILGLVQDITEGKLAEAAIQELNTQLEARVRERTRSLEAANEELEAFSYSVSHDLRTPVRHITGFTSILRKSLGDKLDEKSARALTVVEVAAERMNTLIDAMLDLSRTSRQPVRVKLVDLGALVSAVRTELESDVLERRVRWQVSELPLVPGDHELLRQAMLNLLSNALKYTSKQDEAVIEVWVEDRADEWAVFVRDNGAGFDPRYQDKLFGVFQRLHRHEEFEGVGVGLANVRRIVQRHGGRVWAEGKPGEGATFGFSLPKPR, encoded by the coding sequence GTGACACGCCCTCCGAACCCACTGCCCGAACCTGAGCACCTGTTCCCTGGTCACACTGAGATGGCTGTGCTGATGCGCGCGTTCGACTGGGCGCAGACGCCACTCGGTCCCGTGGAGCACTGGCCGCAGAGCCTGCGAACCATCGTCAGCGTGGTGCTCGCCAGCCCTTCACCGCTGATCGTGCTGTGGGGCAAGGAACTCGTGCAGCTCTACAACGACGGCTACCGCGACGTGATGGGCGTTCGGCATCCGGCGGGTCTGGAGCAGGGCAACCGGGAGTGCTGGCCGGAAGTCTGGACGTTCAACGAACCCATCTATCAAAGGGTGCGAGAGCACGGTGAGACCTTCCAGTTCACCGACCAGCGCCTGGTGCTGACCCGGCACGGCGAGGAAGAAGAAGCGTACTTCACCCTGAGTTACAGCCCTGTCCGTGACGAGCGTGGCGAGGTGGGCGGTGTGCTCGTCACGGTGCAAGAAACCACCCAGCGCGTCATGCATGAGCGGCAGCTTCAAGCGCAGAGCACGGAGTTGCAAGCCCTCGCGATCATTGAGGAGTTCACTCGGAACTTCACGGTGGACACCGATCCGTACCATCTGATCCGGCGGGTGCAGGAATTGCTGTGCGCATACCTGCCCAGGGGCGTCACGGTCTACTACGAACTGGACGGAGACGTATGGCGTGTCAAGCGTCAGTTGGGTGACTACGGGGACGAAGCGTTGCAACGGCAGCATGAGGCGGGCCTGCCTTACGCTGCCGCCACGCATGTCGTGTCGCCCTACGAGTCGGGTGAGCCGTACTACCAGGATCTGTACGACACTGGCACCTGCAGCGCGCCTGAGACCACGGCCCATGTCGGTGCCATCGCCATGCTGCCCCTCAGGACGAGTGAACGGGTGCGGGGCGTGCTGGGCTTCGCCCGCTTCGGGCCAGGTGGCTGGACAGAGCTGAGCCGCCGCGTCATGGAAGCGGTGGTGCGCAGCCTCGGCGTCGCCATCGAGCGCGCCGAGCAAGCTACTCTGCTCGCCAGTCAACGCGCCCAGCTGGCCTCCAGCAATGAGGAGCTCCAGGAAGCGAGGCTCCGCGCGGAAGTCCTGGCGGCCCTGGGGGAAGCGCTGCAGAATGCGCGGGATGCGGAGCAGGTTGCGCAACGCGCCCTCTCGCAGCTCGGACCTGTGCTGCACGCCCACAGCATGCTGGTGGTGCGACTCAGCGGCGACCGCTTGCACGTCATGCAAGTCTGGGGCGAAGCGCCGCAGGAACTCCTCGATTTCCTGCGGCGTGAAGAACGCAGGCTGCGCGACGCGCCATTGATGCTGCGCGCCTCACAGCAACAAGACGGCCTCTACGTCGACGATTACCGAGCCGCTCGCGGAAGTGAGATGCCGTCACCAGCCCTGGCTTGCGGCATTGAACCCATCAGAACGCCAGAGGGGCAATTGGCAGGCTTCCTGGTCATCTGGCGCGACGCCGCAGCACGACCATGGCAGCACGGCGAGCGTGACTTACTGGCGCGTGCGGCGGGCACCCTCGGTCTCGCTCTGGAACGCGCCGACCGTCAGCGCGACGCACAGGAACGCGCGCAGCTCGCGCTGCTCGCCAGCCAGAGCCGCCTGCGCTTCGCCCTTGACGCGGCCGGTCTGGGCGACTGGGAACTGGACGTGCGCGATCAGAGCGCCACGCGGTCCTTGCGGCACGACGAAATTTTCGGCTATCCGCAAGGGCATCCGGCCTGGACGTACGACGTGTTCATCGCGCACGTTCTTCCCGAAGACCGGGAGGACGTGACCCGCAAGTATGGCGTGGCGCTGGAGCGAGGTGAGGCCTGGGACTTCGAGTGCCGCATCCGCCGTGCAGACGGGGAAGTGCGCTGGATCTGGGCCCGTGGCGAAGTACTCCGGAGCGAGGATGGCACGCCCACGCACATCCTGGGTCTGGTGCAGGACATCACGGAAGGCAAACTCGCCGAAGCGGCGATCCAGGAACTCAACACGCAGCTCGAAGCGCGCGTTCGGGAACGTACCCGTTCACTGGAAGCGGCCAACGAGGAACTTGAAGCGTTTTCGTACAGCGTGTCCCACGATTTGCGTACGCCGGTGCGGCACATCACTGGCTTTACCAGCATCCTGCGCAAGTCTCTGGGCGACAAACTTGATGAGAAGTCCGCTCGTGCATTGACGGTGGTGGAAGTCGCTGCTGAACGAATGAACACTTTGATTGACGCGATGCTCGACCTGTCGCGCACGTCAAGGCAACCGGTACGTGTGAAGCTGGTGGATTTGGGTGCGCTGGTCTCGGCGGTGCGGACTGAATTGGAGTCTGACGTGCTGGAGCGGCGTGTTCGTTGGCAGGTCAGCGAGTTGCCGCTGGTCCCAGGAGATCACGAGCTGCTGCGGCAAGCGATGTTGAACCTGCTGTCGAACGCCCTCAAGTACACCAGCAAGCAGGACGAGGCCGTGATCGAGGTGTGGGTGGAGGACCGTGCCGACGAGTGGGCCGTATTTGTGCGGGACAACGGCGCTGGGTTCGACCCGAGATATCAGGACAAGCTGTTCGGCGTGTTTCAGCGCTTGCATCGCCACGAGGAGTTCGAGGGCGTCGGGGTGGGGTTGGCGAATGTGCGGCGCATCGTGCAGCGGCATGGTGGGCGGGTGTGGGCGGAAGGCAAACCGGGTGAGGGCGCGACGTTCGGCTTCAGCTTACCGAAGCCCCGGTAA
- a CDS encoding response regulator: MPPILLVEDNPLDVELAMIAFEECGLQRQVIHKSDGHEALEYLTHQPGPLPRLVLLDLNMPRVNGFEVLQAMKQHATYQHVPVVVFTTSETDTDRERCYELGADDFLHKPNNLGDLREIFEALQEKWLSPPAGASTHLAS, encoded by the coding sequence ATGCCCCCCATCCTGCTGGTCGAAGACAACCCCCTCGACGTGGAACTCGCCATGATCGCCTTCGAGGAATGCGGCCTGCAACGCCAGGTCATTCACAAGAGCGACGGACACGAAGCGCTGGAGTACCTCACCCACCAGCCAGGGCCCTTACCCCGTCTGGTGCTGCTGGACCTCAACATGCCCCGCGTCAACGGCTTTGAGGTCCTGCAGGCCATGAAGCAGCACGCCACCTACCAACATGTCCCGGTGGTCGTGTTCACCACCTCGGAAACCGACACAGACCGCGAGCGTTGTTACGAGTTGGGCGCAGATGATTTCCTGCATAAGCCCAACAACTTAGGTGACCTGCGCGAAATCTTTGAAGCGCTGCAGGAGAAGTGGTTGAGCCCGCCTGCTGGCGCTTCAACCCACCTCGCGTCCTGA
- a CDS encoding helix-turn-helix domain-containing protein: protein MARKLDVSSAQLSQLISGTKGITPKRAEEIAQALGYTLNLQLIQTETGEVEE, encoded by the coding sequence TTGGCCCGCAAGCTCGACGTGTCGTCTGCCCAGCTCAGCCAGCTGATCAGCGGCACCAAGGGCATCACTCCGAAGCGTGCTGAGGAAATCGCGCAGGCACTTGGTTACACCCTGAACCTGCAACTGATACAAACCGAAACGGGCGAAGTCGAAGAGTAG